From one Solanum stenotomum isolate F172 chromosome 12, ASM1918654v1, whole genome shotgun sequence genomic stretch:
- the LOC125848373 gene encoding protein UNUSUAL FLORAL ORGANS gives MEAFHHAPISFHFPYAFPIPTPTPTPTTNFLGTPNSSSINGMINTWMDSRIWSRLPHRLIDRIIAFLPPPSFFRARAVCKRFYGLIYSTHFLELYLQVSPKRNWFIFFKQKVPRNNIYKNMMNSSSTNSGICSVEGYLFDPDNLSWYRLSFALIPQGFSPVSSSGGLICFVSDESGSKNILLCNPLVGSIIPLPPTLRPRLFPSIGLTITNTSIDLAVAGDDLISPYAVKNLTTESFHIDGNGFYSIWGTTSSLPRLCSFESGKMVHVQGRFYCMNFSPFSVLSYDIGTNNWCKIQAPMRRFLRSPSLVEGNGKVVLVAAVEKSKLNVPRSLRLWALQDCGTMWLEIERMPQQLYVQFAEVENGQGFNCVGHGEYVVIMIKNNSDKALLFDFCKKRWIWIPPCPFLGNNNINLDFGGGSSNNYCGEFGVGVGGGELHGFSYDPRLAAPIGALLDQLTLPFQSFN, from the coding sequence ATGGAAGCTTTTCATCATGCCCCTATTAGCTTTCACTTTCCCTATGCTTTTCCTATCCCAACACCAACACCAACACCAACAACCAATTTTCTTGGAACTCCAAATTCATCATCAATTAATGGAATGATCAACACTTGGATGGATAGTAGAATTTGGAGTAGACTTCCACATAGGCTTATTGATAGAATCATTGCTTTTCTTCCACCACCTTCTTTCTTTAGAGCTAGAGCTGTTTGTAAGAGATTCTATGGACTTATTTACTCTACACATTTTCTTGAATTGTACCTACAAGTTTCACCTAAGAGAAACtggttcattttctttaaacaaAAAGTACCAAGAAACAACATTTACAAGAACATGATGAATAGTAGTAGTACTAATTCAGGAATTTGTTCTGTTGAAGGGTACTTGTTTGATCCTGATAATCTTTCTTGGTATAGGCTTTCTTTTGCTTTAATCCCACAAGGGTTTTCTCCTGTTTCATCTTCTGGTGGATTGATTTGCTTTGTTTCAGATGAATCTGGATCAAAAAACATTCTTTTATGTAATCCACTTGTAGGATCCATAATTCCCCTGCCTCCAACTTTAAGGCCTAGGCTTTTTCCTTCTATTGGTTTAACTATAACTAATACATCTATTGATTTAGCTGTAGCTGGAGATGACTTGATTTCTCCTTATGCTGTTAAAAACTTAACTACAGAATCATTTCATATTGATGGTAATGGATTTTACTCAATATGGGGTACAACTTCTTCACTTCCAAGATTATGCAGTTTTGAATCAGGCAAAATGGTGCATGTACAGGGGAGattttattgcatgaattttagTCCTTTTAGTGTGCTTTCTTACGATATAGGGACTAACAACTGGTGCAAGATTCAAGCTCCAATGCGACGATTTCTACGTTCACCTAGCCTTGTAGAAGGGAATGGTAAGGTTGTTTTAGTTGCAGCAGTTGAAAAGAGTAAACTCAATGTGCCAAGAAGTTTGAGGCTTTGGGCATTGCAAGATTGTGGGACAATGTGGTTGGAAATAGAAAGAATGCCACAACAATTGTATGTGCAATTTGCTGAAGTGGAAAATGGACAAGGGTTTAATTGTGTTGGACATGGTGAGTATGTGGTGATAATGATTAAGAATAATTCAGATAAGGCATTGTTGTTTGATTTTTGTAAGAAGAGATGGATTTGGATTCCTCCTTGTCCATTTTtgggaaataataatattaatttggaCTTTGGTGGTGGTAGTAGTAATAATTATTGTGGAGAATTTGGAGTTGGAGTTGGAGGGGGAGAGTTGCATGGATTTAGTTATGACCCTAGACTTGCTGCACCTATTGGTGCACTTCTTGATCAGTTGACATTACCCTTTCAGTCATTCAACTGA
- the LOC125848849 gene encoding UDP-glycosyltransferase 43-like, which yields MKRAKVVFISTPALGNIVPIIEFAKLFTQKNKNLSATILLINIPQRPLVQSYIDSLATATATGNIHFLSLPVADPPSLDQFEATIGFLSLLIQHHTLQVKNALIDLISDSDSDSDSGQVVGFFIDMFCTSFIDVAKELNIPCYLYFASPATFLSFMLHLPILDAQVSTNIEFKDSSNDFNILGFSNPVPIKCFPSFMLKRHRDGYSWFLHHAKRYKETKGIIVNTFQELEPFCLNSLVHTTSHVVPPIYPIGPVVDHNGPAQWHQDSWGHENVMKWLDNQEPSSVIFLSFGSMGSLKVSQVIEIAKGLEKAGHPFLWAIREAPKDKRELPNDYTNLEEILPNGFLESTKGKGLVCGLVPQVTILAHKAIGGFVSHCGWNSILESLYYGVPIGTWPIYAEQHLNAFELVKELDLAVEITMDYRDGTTLVSSEEVAKGVKKLMDGDGEVRQRFKKMSEKCKDVWKENGSSSNFLAHLIDELMAVI from the coding sequence ATGAAAAGAGCAAAGGTAGTGTTCATTTCAACACCAGCACTTGGCAACATTGTTCCAATTATTGAGTTTGCTAAACTCTTCactcaaaaaaacaaaaatctttcAGCCACcatacttttaattaatatcCCTCAAAGACCACTTGTCCAATCCTATATTGACTCTCTCGCCACCGCCACCGCCACCGGAAACATCCATTTCCTCTCCCTCCCCGTGGCGGATCCACCGTCTCTCGATCAATTTGAGGCCACTATAGGCTTTTTATCACTGTTGATACAACATCACACGTTACAAGTCAAAAATGCACTTATTGACCTTATTTCAGACTCAGACTCGGACTCGGACTCGGGGCAAGTTGTTGGATTCTTTATTGACATGTTTTGTACATCTTTTATTGATGTTGCCAAGGAACTTAACATCCCATGTTATCTCTACTTTGCTTCCCCTGCTACTTTCTTGAGCTTTATGTTACATCTCCCAATTTTAGATGCTCAAGTTAGTACTAATATTGAGTTCAAAGATTCATCCAATGATTTCAACATTCTTGGTTTTTCCAATCCTGTCCCTATTAAATGTTTCCCTTCATTCATGCTAAAAAGACATAGAGATGGTTACTCTTGGTTCCTACATCATGCAAAAAGGTACAAAGAAACAAAGGGTATTATTGTCAACACATTTCAAGAACTTGAACCTTTTTGCTTAAACTCATTAGTACATACTACTAGTCATGTTGTACCACCAATTTATCCAATTGGACCAGTAGTGGATCATAATGGACCAGCTCAATGGCATCAAGATTCTTGGGGTCATGAAAATGTTATGAAATGGCTTGATAATCAAGAACCATCATCAGTAATTTTCTTGAGTTTTGGAAGTATGGGAAGTCTTAAAGTTTCACAAGTGATAGAAATAGCGAAAGGTTTGGAGAAAGCAGGACACCCTTTTTTGTGGGCAATTAGAGAAGCGCCAAAGGATAAAAGAGAACTTCCAAATGATTATACAAACTTGGAGGAAATTCTACCTAATGGGTTTTTAGAATCAACAAAAGGGAAAGGGCTAGTGTGTGGGTTGGTCCCACAAGTTACAATCTTGGCCCATAAGGCTATTGGAGGATTTGTGTCACACTGTGGTTGGAATTCGATTCTTGAAAGTTTATATTATGGAGTGCCAATTGGTACATGGCCAATATATGCAGAGCAACACTTGAATGCATTTGAGTTGGTGAAAGAGTTGGATTTGGCTGTGGAAATCACAATGGATTATAGAGATGGCACAACATTGGTTTCATCAGAGGAAGTGGCAAAAGGGGTTAAAAAATTAATGGATGGTGATGGTGAGGTGAGACAAAGGTTTAAGAAAATGAGTGAGAAATGCAAAGATGTTTGGAAGGAAAATGGCTCATCTTCTAATTTTCTTGCACACTTGATTGATGAATTAATGGCTGTGATTTGA
- the LOC125848846 gene encoding nucleolar complex-associated protein 2 yields the protein MGTKNKESKKLSKKSSGVEENTDEMMPKSSSEQNVGGHAEQLKRLQEKDPEFYQFLQEHDKDLLEFDDEDTDDDDDTEMDGEEIEDDEADEFDTEQLVHADGKEVKSSTNVITTAMVDAWCSSIHENRSSGAIRSLMRAFRTACHYGDDTGEDAKSKWSTMSSTVFNKIMLFVLKEMDGILRGLLKLPTSGGKKEMIKDMSKTKRWKSNNHLVKSYLGNALHVLNQMTDTEMISFTLRRLRFSSVFLAAFPVLLRKYIKVLLHFWGTGGGALPVVSFLFLRDLCIQLGSDCIDECIRGMYKAYLLNCQFMNASKLQHIQFLGNCFVELLRVDLPNAYQHAFVFIRQLAMILRDAHSSTKTKKSSQKANQSSKEAHNTKGKESFLKVYQWKYIHCLELWTAAICAYSSEPEFRPMAYPLTQIISGAARLVPTARYFPLRLRCIKMLNRIAASTNSFVPVSPLLLDMLEIKELHRPPTGGVGKAIDFRTVLRVSKLTLKTRAFQEACVFSVVEELAEHLAQWSYSVGFFELSSVPVVRLRNFCKSTNVDRFRREIKQIIREIEANSEYTNKKRMTVSFLPNDPAAASFLEDDKNAGVSPLSKYVASLRQRAQQRSDSLKESSILVGQDSSAFGSKITESDEDDDGEDSKGDAVFSSSWLPAGTPKDEESTEEKQQKKKRRKDQQDETAFDEDIVEDFILSSDDEEGSLSDAPSDEEASIKQKPSKAPSKKKGKTHRRKNKKRKQTNQVASAV from the exons ATGGGGACGAAGAACAAAg AATCGAAGAAATTGAGCAAAAAATCTTCTGGGGTTGAAGAAAATACAGATGAAATGATGCCCAAGTCATCTTCAGAGCAAAATGTGGGAGGACATGCGGAGCAATTGAAAAGACTCCAAGAAAAG gATCCAGAGTTCTATCAATTCTTGCAAGAGCATGACAAGGATCTCCTAGAGTTTGATGATGAGGATACTGAT GATGATGACGATACTGAAATGGATGGTGAGGAAATCGAAGATGATGAAGCTGATGAATTTGACACTGAACAACTTGTTCATGCAGATGGAAAGGAGGTCAAGTCATCCACAAATGTCATCACTACTGCAATGGTGGATGCTTGGTGtagttcaattcatgaaaaCAGGAGTTCGGGGGCTATTAGGTCTCTCATGAGAGCTTTCCGCACGGCTTGTCATTATGGCGATGATACTGGTGAAGATGCTAAGTCAAAGTGGAGTACTATGTCTAGCACTGTGTTCAACAAGATAATGTTATTTGTTCTAAAAGAAATGGATGGAATTCTTCGTGGCCTGTTGAAGTTACCAACTTCTGGTGGGAAGAAGGAGATGATAAAGGATATGTCTAAAACTAAACGATGGAAGAGCAACAACCACTTGGTCAAATCATATCTTGGGAATGCGCTACATGTTCTAAATCAGATGACAGATACAGAAATGATATCATTTACATTACGAAGACTCAGATTTTCATCTGTATTTTTGGCTGCTTTTCCAGTTCTTTTAAGGAAATATATAAAG GTTCTTCTTCATTTCTGGGGTACAGGTGGAGGTGCACTACCAGTTGTCTCTTTTTTGTTTCTAAGGGATCTGTGTATACAGCTTGGCTCTGATTGCATTGACGAGTGCATTAGAGGGATGTATAAAGCTTATTTATTGAACTGCCAATTCATGAATGCGTCAAAGCTGCAGCATATTCAATTTCTTGGTAATTGTTTCGTTGAACTCCTTAGGGTGGATCTTCCCAATGCATACCAGCATGCCTTTGTTTTCATTCGGCAGTTGGCAATGATTTTACGGGATGCGCATAGTAGTACTAAGACCAAG AAATCGTCTCAAAAGGCTAACCAATCATCCAAGGAAGCACACAATACCAAGGGCAAG GAATCATTTCTGAAGGTTTACCAGTGGAAGTATATACATTGTCTTGAGCTTTGGACTGCAGCTATCTGTGCATACAGTTCAGAACCTGAGTTTAGGCCCATGGCTTATCCCCTGACGCAAATAATTTCTGGAGCAGCTCGTTTGGTTCCAACTGCTCGCTATTTTCCCCTTAGATTGCGATGCATCAAAATGCTCAACAGAATTGCTGCATCCACCAATTCTTTTGTTCCTGTTTCCCCACTCCTCTTAGACATGTTGGAAATAAAAGAATTGCATAGGCCTCCAACAGGGGGAGTTGGAAAAGCCATAGATTTCCGTACTGTTTTAAGG GTTAGCAAGCTTACGTTGAAAACGAGAGCATTTCAGGAAGCATGTGTGTTTTCTGTGGTTGAGGAACTTGCTGAGCATCTTGCTCAATGGAGCTACTCAGTTGGTTTCTTTGAGCTCTCTTCTGTCCCTGTTGTTAGGTTACGCAACTTCTGCAAGTCCACCAATGTCGATAGATTTCGTCGCGAAATAAAGCAAATTATTCGCGAG ATTGAAGCCAATTCGGAGTACACAAATAAGAAGCGCATGACAGTTTCATTTCTGCCTAATGACCCAGCGGCAGCATCTTTTCTTGAG GATGATAAGAATGCAGGGGTGAGTCCTCTTTCAAAATATGTTGCTAGTCTCCGACAGAGAGCACAACAGAGAAGTGATTCATTAAAGGAATCCAG TATACTCGTTGGCCAAGATTCATCTGCCTTCGGGAGTAAGATAACTGAAAgtgatgaagatgatgatggTGAAGATAGCAAAGGTGATGCTGTCTTCAGTTCTTCTTGGCTACCTGCAGGCACTCCCAA GGATGAGGAGTCTACAGAGGAGAAACaacagaaaaagaagagaaggaagGATCAGCAAGATGAAACTGCCTTTGACGAAGACATTGTAGAGGATTTTATTCTCAGTTCTGATGATGAGGAGGGTTCCTTGAGTGACGCCCCCTCTGATGAAGAAGCCAGCATAAAACAAAAGCCATCTAAAGCGCCTTCAAAGAAGAAAGGGAAAACTCATCGAAGGAAGAACAAGAAAAGGAAGCAAACCAATCAAGTAGCATCTGCTGTCTGA